In one window of Musa acuminata AAA Group cultivar baxijiao chromosome BXJ3-2, Cavendish_Baxijiao_AAA, whole genome shotgun sequence DNA:
- the LOC135631335 gene encoding GDSL esterase/lipase At1g71250-like has product MATQIEDFEQVAANLTERLGKKSAAVFLDKSLFYLSVGSNDVFTLYSLLNPGNSTQKDEAVVPVISKFKHQLETATKAILEEISMSLKGFEHSFADSYEMVTKIFYHPQEFGFTELKAACCGGGRLNAESDCLRNSTYCSNRDQYAFWDLSHPSQALSKTIAQLSLYGPPLFANPVNIHHLVKS; this is encoded by the exons ATGGCGACACAGATTGAAGACTTCGAGCAGGTTGCGGCGAACCTAACGGAAAGATTAGGGAAGAAGTCTGCTGCTGTCTTCCTCGATAAGTCTCTCTTTTACTTGAGCGTTGGGAGCAATGACGTCTTCACGCTGTATTCTCTTCTCAATCCTGGGAACAGCACTCAGAAGGATGAAGCCGTCGTTCCTGTAATCAGCAAGTTCAAGCATCAATTAGag ACTGCCACAAAGGCCATCCTGGAGGAGATCAGCATGTCATTGAAGGGATTCGAGCACTCGTTTGCAGATTCATATGAAATGGTCACTAAAATCTTCTATCATCCCCAAGAATTTG GGTTTACGGAGCTCAAAGCTGCGTGCTGTGGAGGTGGGAGATTGAACGCGGAGTCTGATTGCCTGCGGAACTCCACATACTGCAGCAACCGTGACCAATACGCCTTCTGGGACTTGAGTCATCCTTCCCAGGCTTTGTCCAAAACGATCGCCCAGCTGTCACTTTACGGGCCGCCATTGTTCGCCAACCCCGTCAACATTCATCACCTGGTGAAGAGTTAG